A stretch of the Bradyrhizobium arachidis genome encodes the following:
- a CDS encoding cobyrinate a,c-diamide synthase, giving the protein MTVGLVISAPASGVGKTTLTLALARACRDRGLQVQCFKSGPDYIDPAFHAVATGRASVNLDSWAMDDATIANLVGRGADADLVLAEGSMGLFDGVAARGRAGTGASADIAEMMGWPVLLVIDPSGQAQTAAAIAAGLRDFRKGVRLAGVVLNRVASPRHEDLVRRAMADAGIAVFGALPRHAEIALPKRHLGLVQAEEQTEVGGLIAEAARFVTEHVDLDAVLRSACAWSPPHASRNLTVTPPGQRIALARDAAFSFVYPHMLEAWRAAGAEIVPFSPLADEGPDASADICWLPGGYPELHAGRLAANSRFHRSLRAFAETKAVHGECGGYMALGTALTDAEGMRHEMLGLLGLETSFAKRRMHLGYRLAELVEPMPGHAAGARLRGHEFHYSTIVAQPDTPLATVRDATGAIVAETGSRRGRATGTFFHLIAEDR; this is encoded by the coding sequence CTGGCGCTCGCGCGCGCCTGCCGTGACCGCGGCCTACAGGTGCAATGCTTCAAGAGCGGTCCTGATTATATCGATCCCGCCTTTCATGCGGTTGCTACCGGGCGCGCCTCCGTCAATCTCGACAGTTGGGCGATGGATGACGCGACGATCGCAAATCTGGTCGGGCGCGGCGCGGATGCGGATCTCGTGCTGGCCGAAGGCTCCATGGGCCTGTTCGACGGCGTCGCCGCCCGCGGCCGCGCCGGAACCGGCGCCAGCGCCGACATCGCCGAGATGATGGGATGGCCGGTGCTGCTGGTGATTGATCCCTCCGGGCAGGCGCAGACCGCGGCGGCGATCGCTGCCGGCTTGCGCGATTTCCGCAAAGGCGTCCGCCTTGCCGGCGTGGTGCTCAATCGCGTCGCAAGCCCGCGCCACGAGGATCTCGTGCGCCGCGCCATGGCGGATGCCGGCATTGCCGTGTTCGGCGCGCTGCCGCGCCATGCCGAGATTGCCTTGCCCAAGCGGCATCTCGGCCTGGTGCAGGCCGAGGAGCAGACGGAGGTCGGCGGTCTCATCGCCGAGGCCGCGCGCTTCGTCACCGAACATGTCGACCTCGATGCCGTGCTGCGCTCGGCCTGCGCCTGGTCGCCGCCACATGCCTCGCGCAACCTCACCGTCACGCCGCCCGGCCAGCGCATTGCGCTCGCGCGCGACGCGGCATTCTCCTTCGTCTATCCGCACATGCTCGAAGCCTGGCGCGCCGCCGGCGCCGAGATCGTGCCGTTCTCGCCGCTCGCGGATGAAGGGCCGGATGCGAGCGCCGATATCTGCTGGCTGCCCGGCGGCTATCCCGAGCTGCACGCCGGCCGGCTCGCGGCCAATTCACGGTTTCACCGGAGCTTGCGCGCCTTTGCCGAGACGAAGGCCGTGCATGGCGAATGCGGGGGCTATATGGCGCTCGGCACCGCCCTGACGGACGCCGAGGGGATGCGACACGAGATGCTCGGCCTGCTCGGTCTCGAAACCAGCTTTGCCAAACGCCGCATGCATCTGGGTTACCGTCTCGCCGAGCTCGTCGAGCCGATGCCGGGACACGCCGCCGGCGCCCGCCTGCGCGGACACGAGTTTCATTATTCCACGATCGTTGCCCAGCCGGACACGCCGCTCGCCACCGTGCGCGACGCGACCGGCGCGATCGTCGCCGAAACGGGCTCGCGGCGCGGCCGCGCAACTGGTACCTTCTTCCATCTGATTGCGGAGGACCGGTGA
- the cobA gene encoding uroporphyrinogen-III C-methyltransferase, translating into MSGFVTFISAGPGDPELLTLKGAARLREADVVLYDDLASGAILDLARNDANLVAVGKRAGRPSTKQQHVNRLLVDYAATGARVVRLKSGDAGIFGRLEEEIETLREARISYEIIPGVTSASAAAAQAGIPLTRRHTSRRVQFITGADVTGELPTDLNWAALADADATTVVYMGRRTFPLLAARLIEHGLAPTTPALFAESLGRPDEHVVRTTIAELAEQLGRGGAATTAAIILFGPLAGDHPS; encoded by the coding sequence GTGAGCGGTTTTGTCACTTTCATTTCCGCCGGTCCCGGCGATCCCGAGCTCTTGACGCTGAAGGGGGCCGCGCGGCTGCGCGAGGCCGACGTCGTGCTCTATGACGATCTGGCCTCGGGCGCGATCCTCGACCTTGCGCGCAACGATGCCAACCTCGTCGCGGTCGGCAAGCGGGCCGGCCGTCCCTCGACCAAGCAGCAGCACGTCAACCGCCTCTTGGTCGACTACGCCGCGACCGGCGCGCGCGTCGTGCGCCTGAAGTCGGGTGATGCCGGCATCTTTGGCCGTCTCGAAGAGGAGATCGAGACGCTACGTGAGGCACGCATCAGCTACGAGATCATTCCCGGCGTGACCTCGGCCAGCGCCGCGGCTGCGCAGGCGGGCATTCCCCTGACGCGGCGCCACACCTCGCGCCGGGTCCAGTTCATCACCGGCGCCGACGTCACCGGCGAGTTGCCCACGGATCTGAATTGGGCGGCGCTGGCGGACGCGGACGCGACCACCGTGGTCTATATGGGTCGCCGCACGTTCCCGTTGCTCGCGGCAAGACTGATCGAGCATGGTCTTGCACCGACGACGCCCGCGCTGTTCGCGGAATCGCTGGGCCGGCCCGACGAGCACGTGGTGCGCACGACCATTGCAGAGCTCGCCGAGCAGCTCGGGCGCGGCGGCGCGGCGACGACCGCGGCCATCATCCTGTTCGGTCCACTGGCCGGAGATCATCCGTCATGA
- a CDS encoding energy-coupling factor ABC transporter permease, translated as MHIEPEIVTGAKLTLSYATGIAAGGVALKLAVDTVREQGVVSLVVRTVVTTALVFAFFEILPHFRVGVSEVHFILGSTLFLLFGAAPAALGLAFGLLLQGVFFSPIDLPQYSMNVTTLLVPLFGIHALAQRIIPRNTAYVDLQYRQTLAISTAYQSGIVAWVAFWAIYGQGFGATNLANIATFAGSYALVIVIEPLADLAVLALAKSLRGVTAEGMVTPRLHHAA; from the coding sequence ATGCATATCGAACCGGAAATCGTGACGGGTGCAAAACTCACGCTCAGCTATGCAACCGGCATTGCCGCAGGCGGCGTTGCCCTCAAGCTTGCGGTGGATACCGTCCGCGAGCAGGGCGTTGTGTCCCTGGTCGTCCGCACGGTCGTGACGACCGCGCTGGTGTTCGCGTTCTTCGAGATCCTGCCGCATTTCCGCGTCGGGGTTTCCGAGGTGCACTTCATCCTCGGCTCGACGCTGTTCCTCTTGTTCGGCGCTGCGCCGGCCGCGCTTGGGCTGGCGTTCGGCCTGTTGCTGCAAGGCGTGTTCTTCTCGCCGATCGACCTGCCGCAATACAGCATGAACGTGACGACGCTGCTGGTGCCGCTGTTCGGGATCCATGCGCTCGCCCAGCGTATCATTCCGCGCAACACCGCCTATGTGGACCTGCAATATCGCCAGACGCTGGCGATCTCTACTGCCTATCAGTCCGGTATCGTGGCCTGGGTCGCGTTCTGGGCCATCTATGGCCAGGGCTTTGGTGCGACCAATCTCGCCAACATCGCGACCTTCGCCGGATCCTATGCGCTGGTCATCGTGATCGAGCCGCTGGCCGATCTTGCCGTGCTCGCGCTGGCGAAATCGCTGCGCGGCGTCACAGCCGAGGGCATGGTCACGCCGCGCCTGCATCACGCGGCGTAG